A genomic region of Ictidomys tridecemlineatus isolate mIctTri1 chromosome 10, mIctTri1.hap1, whole genome shotgun sequence contains the following coding sequences:
- the Qprt gene encoding nicotinate-nucleotide pyrophosphorylase [carboxylating] isoform X2 has translation MDTEGLSLLLPPTTLAALADSWLREDCPGLNFAALVTGAAPSQAALWAKSPGVLAGRPFFDAIFAQLNCQVTWLLPEGSQLVPVVQVAEVRGPAHRLLLGERVALNMLARCSGIASAAATAVKIARGTGWTGHVAGTRKTTPGFRLVEKYGLLVGGAASHRYDLGGMVMVKDNHVVAAGGVEKAVRSARQAVDFTLKVEVECSSLQEAVHAAEAGADLVLLDNFKPEGQDGDAPAVNIWITCPDRLALQTASALVSSS, from the exons GCTTATCTCTGCTGCTGCCCCCAACCACCCTGGCAGCCCTGGCAGACAGCTGGCTCCGAGAAGACTGCCCAGGCCTCAACTTCGCCGCCTTGGTCACTGGGGCCGCCCCGTCGCAGGCAGCTCTGTGGGCCAAATCCCCCGGGGTCCTGGCTGGGCGGCCTTTCTTCGATGCCATCTTTGCCCAACTCAACTGCCAGGTCACTTGGCTCCTCCCCGAGGGATCGCAGCTGGTACCCGTGGTCCAGGTGGCGGAGGTGCGGGGCCCCGCCCACCGCCTGCTCCTGGGGGAGCGGGTGGCCCTTAACATGCTGGCCCGCTGCAGTGGCATTGCCAGCGCTGCCGCCACGGCTGTGAAGATCGCCAGGGGCACTGGCTGGACAGGGCACGTGGCGGGCACCAGGAAGACCACGCCAGGCTTCCGGCTGGTGGAGAAGTACGGGCTGCTGGTGGGCGGGGCTGCGTCGCACCGCTACGACCTGGGCGGGATGGTGATGGTGAAGGACAACCACGTGGTGGCCGCCGGTGGTGTGGAGAAG GCAGTCAGGAGCGCCCGGCAGGCAGTCGACTTCACTTTGAAGGTGGAGGTGGAGTGCAGCAGCCTGCAGGAGGCTGTGCATGCAGCTGAGGCTGGGGCCGACCTGGTTCTGCTGGACAACTTCAAGCCTGAG GGCCAAGATGGAGACGCTCCTGCGGTGAACATCTGGATTACCTGTCCTGACCGCTTGGCTCTGCAAACTGCCTCTGCGCTGGTATCATCCTCCTGA
- the Qprt gene encoding nicotinate-nucleotide pyrophosphorylase [carboxylating] isoform X1, producing MDTEGLSLLLPPTTLAALADSWLREDCPGLNFAALVTGAAPSQAALWAKSPGVLAGRPFFDAIFAQLNCQVTWLLPEGSQLVPVVQVAEVRGPAHRLLLGERVALNMLARCSGIASAAATAVKIARGTGWTGHVAGTRKTTPGFRLVEKYGLLVGGAASHRYDLGGMVMVKDNHVVAAGGVEKAVRSARQAVDFTLKVEVECSSLQEAVHAAEAGADLVLLDNFKPEELHPIAQALKAQFPRVAVEASGGVTLSNISQFCGPHIDVISLGMLTQAAPALDFSLKLFAEGATPVPHSRRS from the exons GCTTATCTCTGCTGCTGCCCCCAACCACCCTGGCAGCCCTGGCAGACAGCTGGCTCCGAGAAGACTGCCCAGGCCTCAACTTCGCCGCCTTGGTCACTGGGGCCGCCCCGTCGCAGGCAGCTCTGTGGGCCAAATCCCCCGGGGTCCTGGCTGGGCGGCCTTTCTTCGATGCCATCTTTGCCCAACTCAACTGCCAGGTCACTTGGCTCCTCCCCGAGGGATCGCAGCTGGTACCCGTGGTCCAGGTGGCGGAGGTGCGGGGCCCCGCCCACCGCCTGCTCCTGGGGGAGCGGGTGGCCCTTAACATGCTGGCCCGCTGCAGTGGCATTGCCAGCGCTGCCGCCACGGCTGTGAAGATCGCCAGGGGCACTGGCTGGACAGGGCACGTGGCGGGCACCAGGAAGACCACGCCAGGCTTCCGGCTGGTGGAGAAGTACGGGCTGCTGGTGGGCGGGGCTGCGTCGCACCGCTACGACCTGGGCGGGATGGTGATGGTGAAGGACAACCACGTGGTGGCCGCCGGTGGTGTGGAGAAG GCAGTCAGGAGCGCCCGGCAGGCAGTCGACTTCACTTTGAAGGTGGAGGTGGAGTGCAGCAGCCTGCAGGAGGCTGTGCATGCAGCTGAGGCTGGGGCCGACCTGGTTCTGCTGGACAACTTCAAGCCTGAG GAGCTGCATCCTATAGCCCAGGCACTGAAGGCCCAGTTCCCAAGAGTAGCTGTGGAAGCCAGTGGGGGTGtcacactgagcaacatctctcaGTTCTGTGGGCCCCACATTGATGTCATCTCTTTGGGGATGTTGACCCAGGCTGCCCCGGCCCTTGACTTCTCCCTCAAGTTGTTTGCTGAAGGGGCTACTCCAGTGCCCCATTCCCGACGTTCCTAA